ATCGCGGCCGTCGTCACGATCACGACCGAGAACGTCAGCAGCGATAGCAGGGTGATCGCGATGGAGCCCACCAGGGCCTCCGCCCAGGCGACGCCCCACTGGCGGGGTCTGCCGGGGATGACCCAGAGGGCGGCGAAGAACACGCCCGCGATGAGCAGCATGGTCGTGAGGATCACACCGGAGAGCGCGGAGAATCCGAGCACGATCAGCAGCACGCAGAACACGACGGCCGCGATCAACCCGATCAGGATGATCACGAGCTGCACCGGCCAGTTGTCGCCCTTGGCCCACTGCCCCGTCTCCGAGCTCTTCCCCGCATCAGGGGAGCCGTTCCCCTCTGTGTTGTAGACGGTGCTCTTGATGACGTTGTGTCGGTCGTCGTTGGTCGGGTCGGCGGCGAGCATGGTGGGGCCGTACTTCGCGCAGGCTTCCAGCGACCCGAACTGCGTCATGCACCACGGCGTGGCCACGAAGTCGCGCCAGATGGCATCGCCGCTCTTGCGCAGCATCGCGTCCTTGGAGGTGTTGACGCTGTAGTCAACCGTGTTCCACGGCAGCGGGAACTGCGCGTCCCCGGTGAGGGCCTGGTTCGACAGGTTCAGCACCATGTCCGAGCCGGTCTCGCGGATGTGCGTGATGCCGTTGGTGAAGATCGCCGGCGTGGTCGTGAGGCCGAAGGCAAGCGCGCCGGCGGCGACCATCCAGGCGATTTGCCCGAACCACGAGCCCTTCGCCTGACGCCCCTGCGCGTAGGCCACGATCGCGCCGACCGCGACGGCCGTCGGGAACACCCACGCGAGCAGCCCGCCGGACGCACCCGATATCAGGTCGGCAGCAGCGTCCGAGAGCCCGGGGACGCTGGTCGCGCCGAATAGCCACCAGGCCAGCCCGATGCTCATGTAGACGACGAGCACGAGAATGAACATGAGGGCGTTGATCACGCCGTTCATTGCCTGGTTGAGTCCGTCGACGATTGCTTGTTCCTGGTCGTCCGCGATGCGCCAGTGCAGGAGGTCGTACGACTCGAACAGGGTCTTGTTGCCGCCGGCGGACATATCCCGGATGGGGATGAGCTCGCCCGGCTGCATCGTCTTCGTCGGCTGGCACGAACGGTCCTGGAGGCATGCCGCGTCCTCGGTCGGGTGCATCTGCGCCGCGCCAGCCATGTTGGCCGCGAGGACACCACCGGAGCCGAGCGCCCACAGCACGAGGGTGGTGACCAGGAACAGCTTCACCCGACGCCGTGACGGGAGGAACCGGCGAAGGGACGACAAGACCAGCGCGGTGCTCAAGGTCAGTCGCTCAGCGACGCGCACGCCTGCGCCTCCTCCGGTGTCTGCGCGAGGGCGGTGCAGGTCGCGCGGTGCGGGGTGCGATCGGGAGTGCTGGATGAGTCCACAAGCTCGTCACGCGTCTTCTTCCATGCGCTCCCCTCCGGTTGAAAGCCGTACGCGTTCCAATACGTGTAGGGGCCGGTGGGGTTCCGGCCATCGACTTTCACAAGGACCGCCCACCCGTCCCTCCAATGCCAGGCGTCGACGACGGCCTCCGTGTCGCCCGGGGCAGGTGAGTTTGCATCCAGAGCGAGCTGGGACACGGCGTCCTTGTCGGGGTTGCTTGCAGCTCCACCGGCACAGCCGGAGAGCAGGGCCATTACGGCGAGAGCGCCGGCCGTGATGCGGAGATGTTGTGTCATGGCTGCAGTACCTCTTCCTCGGTGATGAGCTCGTCGCTGGCCGGGGTGGCGGAGTCGCCGTCGTACACAGGGCTGGTGTCGAGGAGCTGGCGGATGTGGTCGTTCGGCAGGTCGAATTGCACGCGAGCAGGCCCGGACCCCGCGGTGTCGATCCACGCGATGCTGTCGCCCTTGATGTCTTCACCCGACGCGTGCGACACACTGAGCGAACCGATCAGCGCACGAGTCGAGGCGATGTTCTGCTCATCCGTCGGGAGCCGCAGCATCGTGGCTAGGGCGTCCTGCTGGGTGTTCGACTGGAGCTGGAACCCGAACACGGCGACCAGCTGCTCGACCAGTCCCTCGTGGCCAGCGATGCCGGTCGCGTCTTGGGAGTCGAGCACCAGGTGGGTGTTGTTGGCCCGTCCAACGCGCGCGGACTGGTTCAGGAAGCTCGCCCCGTCGCGCATCGCGAGTATGCGGTGGACCTCGGGCATCGCGATCACTTTCCGCATGCCGGTCATCTGCCGGTTGCCGGCGACGTGCAGCGAGTGGTTGAGCACGCTGCGCTGAACGGCGACTCCGAGTCGGTGCATGATGTCCCACTCCGCCACGGGGGTGTCAACCGGCGGGTCCGACGTCGCCGGGAGCTGGATGTTCCAGATCCCTGGCGTCGTGCGGAGCACGCTGCCGCTCCCCCGTTCGGCCCGGCCCATGAGCAGCTTCCCGACCGGGGTGTCCGCGGTCGCCCGCAGATTCCGCCCCAGCGCGTGAGCGGCGTCGCTCTCGCTCGCCACCAGCGCCTCGATGATGCGATACGTCGACGGCTGCTCACCGGCTGCCTGCGCGGCCGCGAGCATGTCCTGAGCGAACTGCAACGCCACCTGGTCCGCGTACGCCCGAAGTGTCGGAGGCGCGAGCAGGATGAGCTGATTCGCGACCTGGATCGCTGCCTCATCGGGAGACAGCGACGACAAGAACAGGTCGAGCGCGCCGGACTGCTGCGACCCATCCAGCGTGAGCAGAGCCGCGGGAAGCCCGTATTCCTGCGCCACCGTCACGATGCCGCCGAGGTCGCCCTTGGGGTCAATGAGCGTGACCCATGCGTCCGCGAACGCGGCATCGAGACACATCATGCTGAGCCCGGTCGACTTCCCCACGCCCGATCGCCCAAGGAGCGCGACGGTGGTTGCCTTCCTGTTCTCGGCGAAGGAGATGAGGTTGAACCGGAACGGCGACGGGGTACTCCCCGACACGTACCCGAGCGCGAATCCGTCTTGTGGGAGTGCGGAGCCGCCCCAGAATAGCGAGCCGAAGAACCCCGGCCCGTCCTGGATGTGACCCAGGTCATCAACCCGTATCCGATCACCGGGCAGGGCCTCCATGAACAGGTCCCGCTGCTCCTCGTCGCCGGGTGACACGTCGATGCCCGCGTTGGCGTAGAACCCCGTCACCGCGTCGATGGCGCTCATCAGGTCGTCGTAGGACCCCTCGGTGACGATGAGTCGCGGGTGCGACTGAACGAGGAACAGCCCGTCGTCCCGCATCTCCTGGAGTAGCTCGTCGGTGACAAGCTCGCTCTCCTCGATCGCGGATCCCGCGTCGCCGGCCATGCCCTGCGCGGCGCTGCGGCGCTGCTCCTTGGTGAGCTCGTGAGCACCCTTGATCTTCTTCCGGGCCTCCTTCCTCGTGAGCACAGTGAACCGCACGGACGCTTCCACGGTCACCGGTACGTCGTCACCATCCTCCGACGGGCGGGTGATGTCGCTGAGCATCCGGAGCCACTGGCTCTGGTCCTGGGCGACGTCGACCTGGATAGGGAAGTCGGTGATCGGCAGGACCGCCTGGTACGCGGCAACCTCGCCGTGCCCGTCGTAGATGCGCAGGTGATCCGCGTACGGCACCACACGCCCTCGGGTGAGCTGCGCGAGCGAGGCACCCTGGATGGTCCCTTGGCGCGGGACCGCACCACCACGACGGAACTGCGAGCGGCCCAGCAGCCAGCTCAAAGACTCCGCCGAGGCAGCGGTCACGGTGAGACGGCTCCCCGACCGCAGACGACGCCCCAGCTTGTGCACCTCGTGCAGGTATCCGGCGAGCTCGGCATCGCGCACCTGCCGCTCGCCGAGCCCGAACGCGGCACCGGCAGCGGACTCCACGGCTGACGTCGACCTGGGCGCTCGCGCGGCGATGACGATCCCGAGGAAGACGTGCCGCTCAGGCATCGCGTCCTCGTCGATCGCGGCCGCCCGGTCCCGGACCCACCGTGTCTGGTCGCCGGATCGGTAGAGGCCGTGCACGCTTTCCTCGTACTGAGCGCCCGAGCTGGTCGACCACACGAGCTTGAGGTGGCAGTCCTTGCCCGCGATGCGCGGAGCGATGACGCGGACAACCGAATCGAGCTCTTGGTCGATCTCGCCATGGCTGGCCAGGTCGGTGTTGTTCGTCGCAACGTGGAACCACGCGGTCGCATCGGTCTGCGTGACGATCAGCCCGTCCGCGACGACCTCGTAAACCGGAGCCGGAGCCGAGCGTCCGCGGCCCATACCGAGCAGCCGCCGCGTGTAGTCGATCGCCCTAACCATGCCGGGGTCCCTTCTTCGTCAGTCCCGCCAGAAGCGCGGCCGTTGCCTCGTACCCGAGCTGACGCACCCGGAATGTCTCTGCCGGCACATCGGGCTCGACAGGCCCGGTGAAGTCCACAGCCCGTGTCTCGGTGCGCATCTGCCGGGCTCCCTGCGAGACCCGGTTCACCACGACGGCGATCGCCGGCAGGGTGCGGTCCCGCAGACTCAGCCGCTCGAGGCGCGACGGCTCACGGGCACCGAGCGAGATGATCGGCAGGTGCCCCACGAGCAGGTATCGGATCGTCAGGGCCGCCACGGTCAGGTACACCCGGCGCGGATTCGCCTCGGACGGCAGGAACCCGACCATCACCACCACCAGACCCGGGAGCATCATCGCGGGCACGGCGAACTGCGGAGCCTTCTGGAGGAACCCGGTGGCGTTCGCGATCACGTACGTGACGGGCAGCGTCGCGAGGAACACCAGCACCCCGAGCCCCGCCTCTCGGCGCCGGAAACCGTCGCCGAGGTCGATCCCGAACAGCTCGTGCTGGCGGGCCTCGACCGTGAGTGCCTTGGTGATCGTGCGGCCGATCACTTCTCCGCGAACCATTCCGCGATGGTGTGCTTCCAGATCCATCCGAGGATCTGCACGGACTGGTCGGGGAAGTTCACGAAGCCGAACAGGACGACGGCGACGACGATCTCGGTGATCATCTCGCCGTACCCCTTGCGCAGCCAGCAGGTGACGAGCCGGATGACGAGGATGAGCACGAAGAGGTTGCCGATGATGGAGAGGATGAGCTGCTGGAACGTCACGGGAGGGGCCTTCTTTCTCGTTAGTTGGTGGCCGCGTCGAGCGTCGCGACCTGCCACCGCGCGCTGTCGCCGGCGATGACCTGCGTCAGGGTGAGCCGGTAGTTCTGGGTGATGGTCGACTCCCCCGACTTCCACTCGACGGTCGCGAGGGCGTCGCGGGTGGCGCCGGATCCCGCGTAGACCGTCCATGACCGGACGTCCTTGAGGGCGTAGATCCCGCTCAGGCCCTGGATCTGCGCAGACGGGGCCGCGACGGCGGACACGTCGTCCTGCGTGGCGTACGCGGTGAAGAACGACGTCGCATAGCCCGCGGTGCTGCTTGCAAGTGCGGCGTCCTCGTCCCGGTTCGCACGGGTGTCGGAGGACCCGGCGGGACGAGGCACGGCTACTGAGGCCGGCTGGCCTGTCACCACCACGCGC
This genomic stretch from Clavibacter michiganensis harbors:
- a CDS encoding ATP-binding protein, with the translated sequence MVRAIDYTRRLLGMGRGRSAPAPVYEVVADGLIVTQTDATAWFHVATNNTDLASHGEIDQELDSVVRVIAPRIAGKDCHLKLVWSTSSGAQYEESVHGLYRSGDQTRWVRDRAAAIDEDAMPERHVFLGIVIAARAPRSTSAVESAAGAAFGLGERQVRDAELAGYLHEVHKLGRRLRSGSRLTVTAASAESLSWLLGRSQFRRGGAVPRQGTIQGASLAQLTRGRVVPYADHLRIYDGHGEVAAYQAVLPITDFPIQVDVAQDQSQWLRMLSDITRPSEDGDDVPVTVEASVRFTVLTRKEARKKIKGAHELTKEQRRSAAQGMAGDAGSAIEESELVTDELLQEMRDDGLFLVQSHPRLIVTEGSYDDLMSAIDAVTGFYANAGIDVSPGDEEQRDLFMEALPGDRIRVDDLGHIQDGPGFFGSLFWGGSALPQDGFALGYVSGSTPSPFRFNLISFAENRKATTVALLGRSGVGKSTGLSMMCLDAAFADAWVTLIDPKGDLGGIVTVAQEYGLPAALLTLDGSQQSGALDLFLSSLSPDEAAIQVANQLILLAPPTLRAYADQVALQFAQDMLAAAQAAGEQPSTYRIIEALVASESDAAHALGRNLRATADTPVGKLLMGRAERGSGSVLRTTPGIWNIQLPATSDPPVDTPVAEWDIMHRLGVAVQRSVLNHSLHVAGNRQMTGMRKVIAMPEVHRILAMRDGASFLNQSARVGRANNTHLVLDSQDATGIAGHEGLVEQLVAVFGFQLQSNTQQDALATMLRLPTDEQNIASTRALIGSLSVSHASGEDIKGDSIAWIDTAGSGPARVQFDLPNDHIRQLLDTSPVYDGDSATPASDELITEEEVLQP
- a CDS encoding TcpD family membrane protein, giving the protein MTFQQLILSIIGNLFVLILVIRLVTCWLRKGYGEMITEIVVAVVLFGFVNFPDQSVQILGWIWKHTIAEWFAEK